A single Vanacampus margaritifer isolate UIUO_Vmar chromosome 7, RoL_Vmar_1.0, whole genome shotgun sequence DNA region contains:
- the ogal gene encoding protein O-GlcNAcase isoform X1: protein MATSTEVGKKAPSGGKRFIGGVVEGFYGRPWTMDQRTELFKREQKWGLNTYLYAPKDDYKHRMYWRDLYSVEEAEQLVALISAAQQHNIDFVYAISPGLDITFSNCKEVAALKRKLDQVRDFGCNSFSLLFDDIETEMCPADKQAFSSFAHAQVAITNEVFQHLGEPNTFLFCPTDYCAAFCTPNVSQSSYLHTVGDELLPGIDVLWTGPKVVSHKISVESIEEVSSILKRAPVIWDNIHANDYDPQRIFMGPYKDRPTELIPRLRGVLTNPNCEYYPNFVAIHTLATWCKASADGATKDVEMGDEEQDPCYSPHKALMLALTDWLEEFLSTDQPTACVKKDSSDEEPMQTDLGEHSYVPGPGENPLYTAEPLTLDDLKLLSDLFYLPYEYGRTAKTMLHELNWLKSHSHAVAVKSDQTAEWCSRAQQFDDMCEAVVRMFNRLSNAPNRSILYDLYNYICDIKSGVNLAQAYVKSLGGLGKPSAQLMSADPEPWGFRGGLSGEFQRMLPGHGNRDLYKHPPKTSVYCIRPYCAEDKMDVQRIFIKMQQERQIEEASMTEPPLISDILSTGEIPPSPQCALVLEDDIGPCGYMLALTDAKAAAASIQKDTSGRVLEDFPSLITGQVLLRVTDPSPVKGMIGQLLSSIRSCGSRGVFCMLRHSDRRMLDFYTKSSSFQPIKMGGLPPDVIAMGTSL, encoded by the exons ATGGCAACTTCGACCGAAGTCGGCAAAAAAGCACCGAGTGGGGGCAAGCGCTTCATCGGTGGCGTGGTCGAAG GATTTTATGGCCGACCCTGGACGATGGACCAAAGAACAGAGCTGTTCAAAAG GGAACAGAAGTGGGGTTTGAACACTTACTTGTATGCCCCTAAGGATGACTACAAACACCGCATGTACTGGCGAGACCTTTACTCCGTCGAGGAGGCAG AGCAACTCGTGGCGCTGATATCAGCAGCGCAACAGCACAACATTGACTTTGTCTATGCAATCTCTCCTGGCCTGGACATCACTTTTTCCAACTGCAAAGAGGTGGCTGCTCTAAAGAGAAAACTGGATCAG GTGAGAGACTTTGGCTGCAACTCCTTCTCATTATTGTTTGACGACATCGAGACGGAGATGTGTCCTGCCGACAAGCAGGCCTTCAGCTCCTTCGCCCACGCGCAGGTGGCCATCACCAATGAGGTGTTCCAGCATTTGGGAGAACCGAACACCTTCCTCTTCTGTCCCACAG ATTATTGTGCTGCATTCTGCACTCCAAACGTGTCGCAGTCATCTTATCTTCACACGGTAGGAGACGAGCTGCTACCGGGGATAGACGTGTTATGGACAG gtCCTAAGGTGGTATCCCATAAAATCTCAGTGGAATCCATAGAAGAGGTGTCCTCCATCCTCAAGAGGGCGCCAGTCATTTGGGACAATATACACGCCAACGACTATGACCCACAAAGAATTTTCATGGGACCCTATAAG GACCGTCCAACTGAACTGATCCCCAGACTGAGAGGTGTGCTCACTAATCCAAACTGTGAATATTATCCCAACTTTGTGGCAATCCATACCTTGGCTACGTGGTGCAAAGCTTCTGCTGATGGAGCAACCAAGGATGTGGAAATGG GCGATGAAGAGCAGGACCCCTGTTATAGCCCCCACAAAGCCCTGATGCTGGCCCTCACTGATTGGCTGGAGGAATTTCTGTCCACAGATCAGCCTACAG CTTGCGTTAAGAAGGACTCGTCTGACGAGGAGCCCATGCAGACAGACCTTGGAGAACACTCGTATGTGCCCGGACCGGGAGAGAACCCGCTTTACACAGCCGAGCCCCTGACCCTAGACGACCTGAAGCTGCTGTCCGACCTCTTCTACCTGCCTTATGAATATGGCCGCACGGCAAAGACCATGCTGCATGAGCTCAACTGGCTCAAAAGCCACAGTCACGCAGTCGCCGTCAAGTCGGATCAG ACGGCTGAGTGGTGTTCGAGAGCACAGCAGTTCGACGACATGTGCGAAGCGGTGGTGCGGATGTTCAACCGCTTGTCCAACGCGCCCAACCGCAGCATTCTGTACGATCTCTACAACTACATCTGTGACATCAAGAGCGGCGTTAATCTGGCTCAAGCCTACGTCAAATCGCTAG GAGGGCTTGGCAAACCATCGGCCCAGCTAATGAGCGCTGATCCTGAACCGTGGGGATTCAGAGGAGGCCTCTCAGGAGAGTTTCAG AGAATGCTGCCGGGCCATGGAAATAGAGACCTGTACAAACATCCGCCCAAGACATCGGTGTATTGCATACGGCCCTATTGTGCTGAGGATAAG ATGGACGTGCAGAGAATTTTTATCAAGATGCAACAAGAAAGGCAGATTGAAGAGGCCTCCATGACAGAGCCACCTCTTATTAGTGATAT CCTGTCAACAGGTGAAATCCCGCCAAGCCCTCAGTGTGCGCTTGTCCTGGAGGATGACATTGGCCCGTGCGGCTACATGCTGGCGCTCACAGATGCCAAAGCAGCTGCAGCCTCCATCCAG AAGGACACAAGTGGTCGTGTACTTGAGGACTTCCCCTCATTAATCACTGGACAAGTGCTGCTGAGGGTCACCGACCCCTCTCCGGTCAAGGGTATGATTGGACAGCTGTTGTCTAGCATCAGGAGTTGTG GTTCCAGAGGAGTATTCTGCATGTTGAGACACAGTGATCGGCGGATGCTCGACTTCTACACCAAAAGTAGTTCCTTCCAACCCATTAAAATGGGTGGTCTGCCGCCAGATGTCATCGCCATGGGAACAAGCCTCTAG
- the ogal gene encoding protein O-GlcNAcase isoform X2, translating to MATSTEVGKKAPSGGKRFIGGVVEGFYGRPWTMDQRTELFKREQKWGLNTYLYAPKDDYKHRMYWRDLYSVEEAEQLVALISAAQQHNIDFVYAISPGLDITFSNCKEVAALKRKLDQVRDFGCNSFSLLFDDIETEMCPADKQAFSSFAHAQVAITNEVFQHLGEPNTFLFCPTDYCAAFCTPNVSQSSYLHTVGDELLPGIDVLWTGPKVVSHKISVESIEEVSSILKRAPVIWDNIHANDYDPQRIFMGPYKDRPTELIPRLRGVLTNPNCEYYPNFVAIHTLATWCKASADGATKDVEMGDEEQDPCYSPHKALMLALTDWLEEFLSTDQPTACVKKDSSDEEPMQTDLGEHSYVPGPGENPLYTAEPLTLDDLKLLSDLFYLPYEYGRTAKTMLHELNWLKSHSHAVAVKSDQTAEWCSRAQQFDDMCEAVVRMFNRLSNAPNRSILYDLYNYICDIKSGVNLAQAYVKSLGGLGKPSAQLMSADPEPWGFRGGLSGEFQRMLPGHGNRDLYKHPPKTSVYCIRPYCAEDKMDVQRIFIKMQQERQIEEASMTEPPLISDILSTGEIPPSPQCALVLEDDIGPCGYMLALTDAKAAAASIQDTSGRVLEDFPSLITGQVLLRVTDPSPVKGMIGQLLSSIRSCGSRGVFCMLRHSDRRMLDFYTKSSSFQPIKMGGLPPDVIAMGTSL from the exons ATGGCAACTTCGACCGAAGTCGGCAAAAAAGCACCGAGTGGGGGCAAGCGCTTCATCGGTGGCGTGGTCGAAG GATTTTATGGCCGACCCTGGACGATGGACCAAAGAACAGAGCTGTTCAAAAG GGAACAGAAGTGGGGTTTGAACACTTACTTGTATGCCCCTAAGGATGACTACAAACACCGCATGTACTGGCGAGACCTTTACTCCGTCGAGGAGGCAG AGCAACTCGTGGCGCTGATATCAGCAGCGCAACAGCACAACATTGACTTTGTCTATGCAATCTCTCCTGGCCTGGACATCACTTTTTCCAACTGCAAAGAGGTGGCTGCTCTAAAGAGAAAACTGGATCAG GTGAGAGACTTTGGCTGCAACTCCTTCTCATTATTGTTTGACGACATCGAGACGGAGATGTGTCCTGCCGACAAGCAGGCCTTCAGCTCCTTCGCCCACGCGCAGGTGGCCATCACCAATGAGGTGTTCCAGCATTTGGGAGAACCGAACACCTTCCTCTTCTGTCCCACAG ATTATTGTGCTGCATTCTGCACTCCAAACGTGTCGCAGTCATCTTATCTTCACACGGTAGGAGACGAGCTGCTACCGGGGATAGACGTGTTATGGACAG gtCCTAAGGTGGTATCCCATAAAATCTCAGTGGAATCCATAGAAGAGGTGTCCTCCATCCTCAAGAGGGCGCCAGTCATTTGGGACAATATACACGCCAACGACTATGACCCACAAAGAATTTTCATGGGACCCTATAAG GACCGTCCAACTGAACTGATCCCCAGACTGAGAGGTGTGCTCACTAATCCAAACTGTGAATATTATCCCAACTTTGTGGCAATCCATACCTTGGCTACGTGGTGCAAAGCTTCTGCTGATGGAGCAACCAAGGATGTGGAAATGG GCGATGAAGAGCAGGACCCCTGTTATAGCCCCCACAAAGCCCTGATGCTGGCCCTCACTGATTGGCTGGAGGAATTTCTGTCCACAGATCAGCCTACAG CTTGCGTTAAGAAGGACTCGTCTGACGAGGAGCCCATGCAGACAGACCTTGGAGAACACTCGTATGTGCCCGGACCGGGAGAGAACCCGCTTTACACAGCCGAGCCCCTGACCCTAGACGACCTGAAGCTGCTGTCCGACCTCTTCTACCTGCCTTATGAATATGGCCGCACGGCAAAGACCATGCTGCATGAGCTCAACTGGCTCAAAAGCCACAGTCACGCAGTCGCCGTCAAGTCGGATCAG ACGGCTGAGTGGTGTTCGAGAGCACAGCAGTTCGACGACATGTGCGAAGCGGTGGTGCGGATGTTCAACCGCTTGTCCAACGCGCCCAACCGCAGCATTCTGTACGATCTCTACAACTACATCTGTGACATCAAGAGCGGCGTTAATCTGGCTCAAGCCTACGTCAAATCGCTAG GAGGGCTTGGCAAACCATCGGCCCAGCTAATGAGCGCTGATCCTGAACCGTGGGGATTCAGAGGAGGCCTCTCAGGAGAGTTTCAG AGAATGCTGCCGGGCCATGGAAATAGAGACCTGTACAAACATCCGCCCAAGACATCGGTGTATTGCATACGGCCCTATTGTGCTGAGGATAAG ATGGACGTGCAGAGAATTTTTATCAAGATGCAACAAGAAAGGCAGATTGAAGAGGCCTCCATGACAGAGCCACCTCTTATTAGTGATAT CCTGTCAACAGGTGAAATCCCGCCAAGCCCTCAGTGTGCGCTTGTCCTGGAGGATGACATTGGCCCGTGCGGCTACATGCTGGCGCTCACAGATGCCAAAGCAGCTGCAGCCTCCATCCAG GACACAAGTGGTCGTGTACTTGAGGACTTCCCCTCATTAATCACTGGACAAGTGCTGCTGAGGGTCACCGACCCCTCTCCGGTCAAGGGTATGATTGGACAGCTGTTGTCTAGCATCAGGAGTTGTG GTTCCAGAGGAGTATTCTGCATGTTGAGACACAGTGATCGGCGGATGCTCGACTTCTACACCAAAAGTAGTTCCTTCCAACCCATTAAAATGGGTGGTCTGCCGCCAGATGTCATCGCCATGGGAACAAGCCTCTAG
- the ogal gene encoding protein O-GlcNAcase isoform X3, with translation MATSTEVGKKAPSGGKRFIGGVVEGFYGRPWTMDQRTELFKREQKWGLNTYLYAPKDDYKHRMYWRDLYSVEEAEQLVALISAAQQHNIDFVYAISPGLDITFSNCKEVAALKRKLDQVRDFGCNSFSLLFDDIETEMCPADKQAFSSFAHAQVAITNEVFQHLGEPNTFLFCPTDYCAAFCTPNVSQSSYLHTVGDELLPGIDVLWTGPKVVSHKISVESIEEVSSILKRAPVIWDNIHANDYDPQRIFMGPYKDRPTELIPRLRGVLTNPNCEYYPNFVAIHTLATWCKASADGATKDVEMEQDPCYSPHKALMLALTDWLEEFLSTDQPTACVKKDSSDEEPMQTDLGEHSYVPGPGENPLYTAEPLTLDDLKLLSDLFYLPYEYGRTAKTMLHELNWLKSHSHAVAVKSDQTAEWCSRAQQFDDMCEAVVRMFNRLSNAPNRSILYDLYNYICDIKSGVNLAQAYVKSLGGLGKPSAQLMSADPEPWGFRGGLSGEFQRMLPGHGNRDLYKHPPKTSVYCIRPYCAEDKMDVQRIFIKMQQERQIEEASMTEPPLISDILSTGEIPPSPQCALVLEDDIGPCGYMLALTDAKAAAASIQKDTSGRVLEDFPSLITGQVLLRVTDPSPVKGMIGQLLSSIRSCGSRGVFCMLRHSDRRMLDFYTKSSSFQPIKMGGLPPDVIAMGTSL, from the exons ATGGCAACTTCGACCGAAGTCGGCAAAAAAGCACCGAGTGGGGGCAAGCGCTTCATCGGTGGCGTGGTCGAAG GATTTTATGGCCGACCCTGGACGATGGACCAAAGAACAGAGCTGTTCAAAAG GGAACAGAAGTGGGGTTTGAACACTTACTTGTATGCCCCTAAGGATGACTACAAACACCGCATGTACTGGCGAGACCTTTACTCCGTCGAGGAGGCAG AGCAACTCGTGGCGCTGATATCAGCAGCGCAACAGCACAACATTGACTTTGTCTATGCAATCTCTCCTGGCCTGGACATCACTTTTTCCAACTGCAAAGAGGTGGCTGCTCTAAAGAGAAAACTGGATCAG GTGAGAGACTTTGGCTGCAACTCCTTCTCATTATTGTTTGACGACATCGAGACGGAGATGTGTCCTGCCGACAAGCAGGCCTTCAGCTCCTTCGCCCACGCGCAGGTGGCCATCACCAATGAGGTGTTCCAGCATTTGGGAGAACCGAACACCTTCCTCTTCTGTCCCACAG ATTATTGTGCTGCATTCTGCACTCCAAACGTGTCGCAGTCATCTTATCTTCACACGGTAGGAGACGAGCTGCTACCGGGGATAGACGTGTTATGGACAG gtCCTAAGGTGGTATCCCATAAAATCTCAGTGGAATCCATAGAAGAGGTGTCCTCCATCCTCAAGAGGGCGCCAGTCATTTGGGACAATATACACGCCAACGACTATGACCCACAAAGAATTTTCATGGGACCCTATAAG GACCGTCCAACTGAACTGATCCCCAGACTGAGAGGTGTGCTCACTAATCCAAACTGTGAATATTATCCCAACTTTGTGGCAATCCATACCTTGGCTACGTGGTGCAAAGCTTCTGCTGATGGAGCAACCAAGGATGTGGAAATGG AGCAGGACCCCTGTTATAGCCCCCACAAAGCCCTGATGCTGGCCCTCACTGATTGGCTGGAGGAATTTCTGTCCACAGATCAGCCTACAG CTTGCGTTAAGAAGGACTCGTCTGACGAGGAGCCCATGCAGACAGACCTTGGAGAACACTCGTATGTGCCCGGACCGGGAGAGAACCCGCTTTACACAGCCGAGCCCCTGACCCTAGACGACCTGAAGCTGCTGTCCGACCTCTTCTACCTGCCTTATGAATATGGCCGCACGGCAAAGACCATGCTGCATGAGCTCAACTGGCTCAAAAGCCACAGTCACGCAGTCGCCGTCAAGTCGGATCAG ACGGCTGAGTGGTGTTCGAGAGCACAGCAGTTCGACGACATGTGCGAAGCGGTGGTGCGGATGTTCAACCGCTTGTCCAACGCGCCCAACCGCAGCATTCTGTACGATCTCTACAACTACATCTGTGACATCAAGAGCGGCGTTAATCTGGCTCAAGCCTACGTCAAATCGCTAG GAGGGCTTGGCAAACCATCGGCCCAGCTAATGAGCGCTGATCCTGAACCGTGGGGATTCAGAGGAGGCCTCTCAGGAGAGTTTCAG AGAATGCTGCCGGGCCATGGAAATAGAGACCTGTACAAACATCCGCCCAAGACATCGGTGTATTGCATACGGCCCTATTGTGCTGAGGATAAG ATGGACGTGCAGAGAATTTTTATCAAGATGCAACAAGAAAGGCAGATTGAAGAGGCCTCCATGACAGAGCCACCTCTTATTAGTGATAT CCTGTCAACAGGTGAAATCCCGCCAAGCCCTCAGTGTGCGCTTGTCCTGGAGGATGACATTGGCCCGTGCGGCTACATGCTGGCGCTCACAGATGCCAAAGCAGCTGCAGCCTCCATCCAG AAGGACACAAGTGGTCGTGTACTTGAGGACTTCCCCTCATTAATCACTGGACAAGTGCTGCTGAGGGTCACCGACCCCTCTCCGGTCAAGGGTATGATTGGACAGCTGTTGTCTAGCATCAGGAGTTGTG GTTCCAGAGGAGTATTCTGCATGTTGAGACACAGTGATCGGCGGATGCTCGACTTCTACACCAAAAGTAGTTCCTTCCAACCCATTAAAATGGGTGGTCTGCCGCCAGATGTCATCGCCATGGGAACAAGCCTCTAG
- the cant1b gene encoding soluble calcium-activated nucleotidase 1b, which produces MITLGIAIRGLPSALSSMTQAATTDSRIKPKWWAITVATMLALVLMLYSHHLGGDADAPASPSHRNSLQMYHQHMFWNTPRQNVLRLSQKRGKPYNDTYPLSPPVKTNDGVRYRIGVIADLDTASRSPKDQTWFSYMKKGHVTVSELADTLRVEWDEDTITLESHLAEKGRGMELSELVAFNGHLYSVDDRTGVVYRIEGRRAVPWVILPDGDGSVSKGFKAEWLAVKDDQLYVGGLGKEWTTTTGEVVNHHPEWVKVVGYYGDVEHKNWVPYYNALRSAAGIKPPGYLIHESAAWSERLQRWFFLPRRASHERYEESADERRATNLLLSCRADFSDVTMRRVGPLNPTHGFSSFKFVPDTDDQIVLALKSEEDAGRIASYIMAFTLDGQVLMPETKIGDEKYEGLEFI; this is translated from the exons ATGATCACTTTGGGCATCGCCATCCGAGGCCTCCCCTCGGCCTTGTCATCCATGACGCAAGCGGCTACGACGGACTCTCGCATCAAGCCCAAATGGTGGGCGATCACTGTGGCCACCATGCTTGCTTTAGTGCTCATGTTGTACTCGCACCACCTGGGAGGGGACGCAGACGCTCCAGCCAGCCCTTCCCACCGCAACAGTCTGCAAATGTATCATCAGCACATGTTCTGGAACACTCCGAGACAAAATGTGCTGCGTCTCTCCCAGAAAAGGGGAAAACCTTACAATGACACGTACCCTCTAAGTCCGCCCGTGAAGACCAACGATGGCGTCAGGTACCGCATCGGAGTCATTGCAGACCTGGACACGGCGTCACGTAGCCCCAAGGACCAGACGTGGTTCAGCTACATGAAAAAGGGTCACGTGACTGTTTCAGAATTGGCCGACACGCTACGCGTGGAATGGGACGAGGACACCATCACACTGGAGAGTCACCTGGCAGAGAAAGGACGAG GTATGGAGTTGTCTGAGCTGGTGGCGTTTAACGGGCATCTGTACAGCGTGGACGACCGCACAGGTGTGGTGTACAGGATTGAGGGCAGGCGGGCGGTACCCTGGGTCATACTGCCCGACGGCGATGGGTCGGTTTCCAAAG GTTTTAAGGCAGAGTGGCTTGCAGTTAAAGACGATCAACTATATGTTGGCGGTCTTGGCAAGGAGTGGACCACCACAACTGGAGAGGTAGTCAACCACCACCCAGAGTGGGTGAAAGTCGTCGGTTACTACGGCGACGTCGAGCACAAGAACTGGGTGCCTTACTACAATGCCCTGCGGAGCGCCGCGGGGATCAAACCACCAG GCTACCTTATCCACGAATCTGCGGCGTGGAGTGAGCGGCTTCAACGTTGGTTCTTCCTCCCTCGCCGCGCCAGTCACGAGCGCTACGAAGAGAGTGCAGACGAGCGCCGCGCCACCAACTTATTGCTGTCCTGCCGGGCGGATTTTAGCGACGTAACGATGCGCCGCGTGGGGCCGCTGAACCCCACGCACGGCTTTTCCTCATTTAAATTTGTCCCCGACACAGATGATCAGATTGTTTTGGCCCTGAAATCCGAGGAGGATGCGGGCCGGATCGCGTCCTACATCATGGCGTTTACGCTCGACGGCCAGGTGCTGATGCCTGAGACAAAGATCGGAGATGAGAAGTATGAAGGCCTGGAGTTTATTTGA